The proteins below are encoded in one region of Indicator indicator isolate 239-I01 chromosome 34, UM_Iind_1.1, whole genome shotgun sequence:
- the PTS gene encoding 6-pyruvoyl tetrahydrobiopterin synthase: MAPPAARLARISRTVTFSACHRLHSKSLSDEENLKLFGKCNNPNGHGHNYKVTVTVRGEIDSVSGMVINLTDLKEYMQEAIMEPLDHKNLDKDVPYFAEVVSTTENVAVFIWENLKKLLPMGILYKVKVCETDQNIVVYKGEETISEK, from the exons ATGGCACCGCCCGCAGCGCGGCTGGCGCGGATCTCCCGCACCGTCACCTTCAGCGCCTGCCACCGGCTGCACAG TAAATCACTGAGTGATGAAGAAAACCTGAAGCTGTTTGGGAAATGCAACAACCCAAACGGCCACGGACACAACTACAAAG TGACAGTCACTGTGAGAGGAGAG ATTGACTCAGTCTCAGGAATGGTTATAAACCTGACAGACCTGAAAGAGTACATGCAG gAGGCCATCATGGAACCACTTGACCACAAGAACCTGGACAAGGATGTGCCATACTTTGCTGAGGTGGTGAG CACCACAGAGAACGTTGCAGTATTCATCTGGGAAAACCTCAAGAAGCTGCTGCCCATGGGAATTCTTTATAAAGTCAAAGTCTGTGAAACAGACCAGAACATTGTTGTTTataaaggagaagaaaccaTCTCTGAGAAGTGA